Proteins encoded together in one Miscanthus floridulus cultivar M001 chromosome 16, ASM1932011v1, whole genome shotgun sequence window:
- the LOC136510299 gene encoding uncharacterized protein, whose translation MGLLCPRRICEGGGVLRMPMPEKVLRVVFESSQKRFEHHIRLEHVLPSAAGHDSDDDDFMPIPNTRSSSHIDKSKDVGPRKTRQTRAGLSTGACTEARQRKKRATSRSSIVNVRCNPRDVIFTTNLLNPQQYAAIKADGFGHLLRMKIDAIENKNLLTWLLDHTDPDRMLIRIGAGKVLPVTPQIISMVLGLPIRGENFKQYSWKEGFYFPAVVTPLVQLTSRGQWITNCSELLTSPRLYSMISR comes from the exons ATGGGTCTCCTTTGCCCTCGGCGCAtctgcgagggcggcggcg TTTTG AGGATGCCCATGCCGGAAAAGGTCCTG AGGGTGGTTTTTGAGAGCTCGCAGAAGAG GTTTGAGCATCATATTCGACTAGAGCATGTGTTGCCTTCTGCAGCTGGTCACGACAGTGATGACGACGACTTCATGCCCATTCCCAACACCCGTTCATCCTCACACATCGACAAATCTAAGGATGTTGGTCCGAGGAAAACTAGGCAAACACGAGCAGGATTGTCGACCGGTGCATGTACAGAG GCAAGACAAAGGAAAAAGAGAGCTACCAGCCGTTCTTCCATTGTAAATGTTCGGTGCAATCCCAGAGATGTTATTTTCACCACTAACTTGTTGAACCCACAGCAATATGCTGCTATCAAAGCTGATGGGTTTGGTCATTTGCTGAGAATGAAGATCGATGCCATAGAGAACAAGAATCTGCTAACCTGGCTATTAGACCACACTGACCCTGATCGTATGCTAATTAGGATTGGTGCAGGCAAGGTCCTTCCGGTCACCCCACAAATAATTAGCATGGTTCTTGGTTTGCCTATACGTGGTGAAAACTTCAAGCAATACTCATGGAAGGAAG GCTTCTACTTCCCAGCAGTAGTAACACCATTGGTTCAGTTGACATCAAGAGGACAATGGATCACCAATTGTTCGGAGTTGTTGACTAGTCCCAGGTTGTATTCAATGATCTCTAGATAG